Sequence from the Desulfonatronovibrio magnus genome:
TTAGAGGACCAATCCTGGGGACGTTTTTCATGTTTAGCCATCGTGGTACTTCCTGGGTGCTGGATTGTTTTAAGCCAGTATCGCATGGTAGACGCAGGTACTCCCATATCTTTGGCGACCTGAGCTTGAGAATTAGAACCTGTAAGTACCATTTTGACTACATTTTCCTTAAAATGCAAAGAGTAAGACATTGAAATAACTCCTGCCCCTTGTGATATTAAAAATAGGATGAAAGAGATATTTGGCTCCAAGAGGAGGCCCCCCGGGGGGCCTCCTCTTGGCCCTCCCTCAAAATTCATCCAAGGCGACATCTATCCTGACACATGGGGTTGAAAATAAAGGCAACACCACAGCCCATGACCTGGAACTGACTGACAACCTGCCCTCTGGATTGAGAAATGTGCAGACACTTCAAGTCAGTGGAGATATTCAACCAGATCTGAACAATCACGGTAATGCATGGTCTACCCAACCCTTTGACCTGCCGGCTGGAAACAGCCTGACCATAACCTTTGCCGCAGTCATAGCTGACACTGTCCTGCCTGGTGATAAGATTCAAAACACTATTTCTGCAACTTTCTCCAGCCTGCCCGGTCCAAGCGATCATCAGCGTGATGGAAGTGATGGCAGCCATCAGAATGATAGCGAAGTTCTAAACAACTATAATACCAGCGCCGGATCTCAGACATTGACCATTGGAGATCCTGTGACCCTGGACAAGCGCTTTCACCCTGATCCTTCCAGAAACACCTATACCATTGGTGAAACACTAACCTACAGGCTGCGGGTCGATTTGATCCAAGGTACTGTTAACAGTCTGGTCTTAGTGGATGAACTGCCCACGGGACTTAGTTTTATCAGTGCTTCTCTGGGGCTGGGCAATGCCGGTATAACTACAGAGTATTCCGGCACCCCCCAGCAAAGCGGCAGCACTTTGACTTTTGACTTGGGGACTGTAACCAACCCGGCCAACGACAACACTGAAGATGACTTTCTGACTGTTGATATCCAGGCCCGGGTTGAGAACATCCTGGCCAATCAGGACGGCGTGGTTCTGGGCAACAATGCCCACCTGACCTTTCAAGGCCCTGAGGGAGATGAGTGGCGCGATTTTGACGCAGACGCTGATGAGCCAGGCATACAACCTTTGAACCTGACCGTGGTTGAGCCTGATCTGCAGATCAGTAAAGCAGCCTCAACCACAATAATATCACCGAACAAGGATATAACTTTCACTCTAACCATAGAGCATACTGGTGACAGCACCGCTGATGCCTATGACCTGTGGATAGGTGATACCCTGCCTGACGGTCTGAACTATATTCCGGATTCAGCCAGTCCTGCTCCTGCCATTGTAGAGGATCAGACTCTGATCTGGAATATTGCTGCACTGACCAGAAATACTGGCAGTACAATCGTAACCTACCGGGTTGAGAGTAATGACTCGGCCGTTCATGGAGACAGGCTGCGCAACACTGCTGAACTAATGTACGCATCCAGACCTGGTGCCACAGGAGATGCAGATAGTGGACGAAATGGTATAGACGGCCAGGATGGACTTAACGATTACGTATCTGCAGCTGAAATATCTACGGATTTTGTAGATGGTCGTCTCGATATCGAGAAAACAGCCTACCTGGGCCATGACAATGGTGCTGGATGTCCGGGCGAGAAAGAACTGGTGGTGGTTAATAAGGATCCCATACCAGTGGATATGACCTGGTGCTTTGTAGCCACCAATACCGGTGAATCCTGGCTGGATGAACCTGTCTTCACTGATGAGGGACTTAATGTAACCCCACAGGATCAGAGCGGCATGCAGCTGCGCAATGGGGACTTTCCTCTGGCACCTGGCGCAAGTGCTGTGTGGTTCTATGAAGAAACCAGATTGAGAAGCCTGGTTAACTATGTGGAACTGGAAATGATTCCGGTTGAACCTGACGGATCAGAAATCCCCGGAGCAGAGCCTGTTGTTGCATCGGACAGCATACCAGCCATTTTTGGGTATGTG
This genomic interval carries:
- a CDS encoding transposase, translating into MSYSLHFKENVVKMVLTGSNSQAQVAKDMGVPASTMRYWLKTIQHPGSTTMAKHEKRPQDWSS
- a CDS encoding IPTL-CTERM sorting domain-containing protein, with translation MALPQNSSKATSILTHGVENKGNTTAHDLELTDNLPSGLRNVQTLQVSGDIQPDLNNHGNAWSTQPFDLPAGNSLTITFAAVIADTVLPGDKIQNTISATFSSLPGPSDHQRDGSDGSHQNDSEVLNNYNTSAGSQTLTIGDPVTLDKRFHPDPSRNTYTIGETLTYRLRVDLIQGTVNSLVLVDELPTGLSFISASLGLGNAGITTEYSGTPQQSGSTLTFDLGTVTNPANDNTEDDFLTVDIQARVENILANQDGVVLGNNAHLTFQGPEGDEWRDFDADADEPGIQPLNLTVVEPDLQISKAASTTIISPNKDITFTLTIEHTGDSTADAYDLWIGDTLPDGLNYIPDSASPAPAIVEDQTLIWNIAALTRNTGSTIVTYRVESNDSAVHGDRLRNTAELMYASRPGATGDADSGRNGIDGQDGLNDYVSAAEISTDFVDGRLDIEKTAYLGHDNGAGCPGEKELVVVNKDPIPVDMTWCFVATNTGESWLDEPVFTDEGLNVTPQDQSGMQLRNGDFPLAPGASAVWFYEETRLRSLVNYVELEMIPVEPDGSEIPGAEPVVASDSIPAIFGYVFDPPFGVKKGTVDDQSIVRWTMVWVNDNVIRADGVLITDPPPEGMTMFGAPECTAYGSTTVDQCAFDPPSAEFPRGRVRVLANFGPDFGVTLGTINEAENRLEIAFDVLVDNPEVEATYENKGHAEWTPPGEDEPFEAETYDEEQLKDLDPDLPPSDVPDQDDPRPTPVPIDPDPSAPRADLVLTKTVDNPRPQVDQQVQFTIRVTNNGPDNATGVRVSEQLPAGYAFLSASAAQGNYSQATGIWNIGPLNNGQSTEMVITVRVLENGPYTNYASVRGDQVDPRGDNNGDDATITIVAVTPPPQSIPTMSEWGLIIMSMLMALSALYMRRRGYF